The genomic stretch GAGCTGTTTTCAACATTAACTCTTTTTGACTCAGATTTTTATTGCATGGCGATTATAATTAGCGACTATCACTTTAAAAAAACTGGGATAAACTACTTCCCTGGCTTGCAGAATGTTGACTTCCGGTTTTTCTCCGACGCTCAAAACATCGCGTTCGATATACAACGCTTGATACCTAAAAAGCGTGCAGCGCCCATGCAGCTTGGTTTAACTAATCTCACAGCCATGCAACAAGCGCGAACACAATAGTGTTTTTTATGTGACACTTCCGAAGAAATTTAGCTGTCCACCACATCTTTTTTCAGCTTTGCAACGCATAACGCGATGATGCGTTACAACCTCTTGAGATTAAGTGAACTAATGAGAACGATAGAAAACTGAACAGGTTATCGATGTTAACCCATTCCTTGGATAACCAATGGAAATGAAATCAGTAGTAAGCAACCTACCAGCAATAGGCCCACCAGCCGCTGCAGAGATGGAGTAAAGCACATTGGTGATGGCAAAAGACGCTGTTCTTCTCTTAATGTCCACACAGCTTAGTGGTATGTAACATTGCGTTGTTATAAATATTCCATCACTTAAGCCATATGCAGTACTGAAGACGATTAGATGCCAATACTTCGTAGAAAATGGCAGCAAAAATgtagctacgcaggctattaaCATAGATACTTGGTTAAGGTGAACAGGATTCACACTTTTTTCGTTGCACAACCTTCCCGTTATTACACGTGCTATGGACGAAGCAAGTCCGATGAAGATGAATAAACGAGAAGCTTCCTGGGCTGTGATATCAATTTCTTCGGAAAATTCAACCTACAGAAGAAAAGGCAAAACCATAACACATTGTTTCATGTTGCCAACCAAGCTTGAAATTTTTCtcgaaaaattcaaaattcgaAATTCATGAAcccaacaaaatgacctgcttGCAATTGGCTGAGTGGCTTCAGagatcagttggtagagcgttgtaccgacatcgcagaggtcatgcgttcgaatcccgttgcagccacatgaatttttcaggtgtctataagggACAATTGATTAACttttccagataagtgcggGGATCACCTCTTCCTTTAATCTTTAACTGGCACTTCAAATACTGAAAGCGTTTATTTCATTCACCAGTCCTCTCACGGAAACAAAGAAGCCCTACAAATTGACCTGTTAAGTTCCAACTGAGTggattcatagctcagttggttgagcactgcaccggcatcgcagaggtcataggttcgaatctCGCTGAAGCCATCTGAATTATTCAGGTGCATTTGCTTTAATTATCTAGATATAAGTGCGTGGATTTCTCCTTACTTTCAAAGTAGCAAGGCGTTAACGTTGCTATAACAACTTTCATAAGCTGCCTATCATTTGGTATTCAAGCAGTATGTGTAATCTGTTTTCGCTTTGGATAGAAAGCCAATCACATTTTACTGCATGTCTTTCGAGTAAAATAAATGGCATTTTAAACTCGTTCTATTGCGGCAGTTCAAAGAGGGGAACTGGCGAGTTTCGTAGGACGGGCAACAGGATACTGCATCAATCATTGTGGCATtcactaaataaataaataaaaattgaatacGTATACTTACTAAATTGATGTAAACGATGTACATTCCAAAACTtgcaaacacaaaagaaatcactgcaGTTGTAAAGGTAGGAAATGTCCAAACGCTGCAATACAGAGAAATGCCCGTCTTTTCTtcgtcttttgtttctttgctaTCATTTTCGAGACTTGTTTCGTTTGGGGTATTGTTGTCTACGTTTGGGTTGAAAGCCAAACTGAGGATGCAAATTACCCCGTAAAATGCTGTCATTATTCTCAAACTTTCTCTCCATCCAAAAGCGTCCAAAAGTATTTGAAGCAACGGTCCTGTGTATAGAACGCCCAAGCTTGCCCCCAATGCTACAATGCCTGTAGCTGTGgacagttttttttcaaaatattgtCCAATTACGAGATAACACGCGTTGTAGATGAAACAAGCTCCTAAGCCGAGGATTAAGCTATATGTGAAGTACATGTGAGTGAGGCTCTGAACAAAGGAAGTGGTTACCAAGCCTGATGCGCAGAGTAGTCCACCCAAAAATGTCGTGATTCGGCAACTGAAGCGATCACAGAGATAGCCAGCCAGCGGACTTGCAAACCACACCATGCCCAAGGTTGCCGAGCCAACGAAAGCTGTCAATGAAATGTAAGTGGTGAATCTGTGGGTATTTGCAATGCTTGCTTACGCCTCTCAGTAATGTGCAAGAGGCCAACAATATGGAAAGTGGATTGTGAAAAGTAGAAATCGAATCCCGGATTGGAACATAAAGAACTTTCTTGGACATTTTGGGTAGGATCACTTTTATAAGTTGATAGGATGATAAGATTAAACATCCATTTCGGGATAACGAAAGTCAAGGCtctgttttctttaaaacaaggATCGCGGAACGTGGAATTGGTAATGGCAAATGACAAATagggaacggggaa from Montipora capricornis isolate CH-2021 chromosome 12, ASM3666992v2, whole genome shotgun sequence encodes the following:
- the LOC138027349 gene encoding monocarboxylate transporter 10-like; the encoded protein is MALGKIRTLFCGKRYKDTLYSWVVCILSAVCNAVSLGFALSFGILFPELIDYFEETRERAAFVGSATLGMVWFASPLAGYLCDRFSCRITTFLGGLLCASGLVTTSFVQSLTHMYFTYSLILGLGACFIYNACYLVIGQYFEKKLSTATGIVALGASLGVLYTGPLLQILLDAFGWRESLRIMTAFYGVICILSLAFNPNVDNNTPNETSLENDSKETKDEEKTGISLYCSVWTFPTFTTAVISFVFASFGMYIVYINLVEFSEEIDITAQEASRLFIFIGLASSIARVITGRLCNEKSVNPVHLNQVSMLIACVATFLLPFSTKYWHLIVFSTAYGLSDGIFITTQCYIPLSCVDIKRRTASFAITNVLYSISAAAGGPIAGLMADKTGNYVYSFYMTGATFFVAFLIPFVLVVLNCKKSRIYPRNAVEKFRTDLKQDLPE